A region of the Candidatus Paceibacterota bacterium genome:
TCTCAGCTCATGAAGCTCGATACAGGCTTCATGATAAGTGAGGCGGGGCGTGAACTTATTCGCAAACGCAACGAAGCCCGCGAAAGAGGCATCGACCCGATGAGTTCTGAATATCCGGGACTCGATGATGTTCTCAAGCGGCCGTGAGACGAGCATCTTCAAACCGCGCCAAGCTGAGCTTGGCGCGGTTTTTTGTTGCCGTCGTGCTAGTTTCCATGAAAAAATTGACAATCCACCGAAAAATATCGCTAAAATACTTGTCCCCCACGGGATATTGCGCTTAAAATCATGCTCTGTATAATGTGAACAGTAATTTCGCAGTGCAGAATATAGGTTTTGTGCTGGTTATGACAATTATTAAGTTATAAATATTTGCTATGAACAAAGCAGCTATCGTTGAAAAGGTACACGAAGTGCTCGGCGGAACAAAAGCTGACGCAGAGCGCGCAGTGGACACTGTTGTAGACAGTATTGTTGACGGACTTAAGGGAGGCCAGGAGGTCTCAATCGCAGGACTCGGAATCTTCGAGGCAAAGATGCGAAGCGCACGAACCGGACGTAACCCACGCACCGGTGAGAGCATTCAGATCCCTGCAATGCGCGTACCAAAGTTCCGCGCAGCAAAGGCGCTCAAGGACGCGGTTAAGTAATAACTGTTTCCCCACTATACAAAAACACCCGGCGTATGCCGGGTGTTTTTGTATTAGGTAAAGAACAGCTTATTGGAAACACGCGCATTTAATATCTGTGATTCTTGGAGTTCGCTGGGCGTCAGGTTTCTAAGCTCACCGTTCGCACTTCGTGCTCCGCTTCACAATCGAGCGCGAAAGCAAAATAGTTTGCTTTCTAACAACAAACACCGCCTCGAGGAGGCGGTGTTTGTTGTTACTCGATTGTGCGGGTGGGGGTAATCGAAACCCCGACTACTGCTTGGAAGGCAGTCATTTTACCACTAAACTACACCCGCAGAACGCTATGTATCCTACCAGAAACACAAAACCCCCGCAATGCGGGGGTTTTGTAAGAAGCGGGTGAAACTACTCAGTTGCAGCTTCCTCGGTTGCCTCCTCAGTTGAGGTTGCCTCCTCAGTCGCTGGAGTCTCGGGCATTGCTGCTCCCTCCTCCATGTTTTCTCCGTCGAATACGAATGTCATGATGAGTCTTTGTTGTTAGCCCCAGAAGTCCTTTTAAGACCTCCAAAGCGCTGTTAAACAAAAAGCTGGGCTATACCCAAGCTATGACGAATAGTATACACGAGCACCATTGTTTGTCAATACCCGACCATATTCTCTACATATTGTCAAAAAATTCAAATATGGCGGACATTCTTGCTATACTAAGGATGCTATGCCACTTTTCCCACTCATCCAGGTCATTGTAAGCCGTGTTGTTATTGGTATCATCGCAATCCTCGCCACACTTGGACTCGGATCGGTTTCTGAACCAATCGCCACAAACACCACGAATCAAACCGACGCACCTCAGGAAGTGGCCACTGAAGAGCCTGAGGCACCTCAGGAGGCCGAGAAGGATCCACAGAAGACGGTTGAGACTCCTGAAGAGCCTACTGCGAAAGAAGGGACCCCAACCACTACCCCACTTGAGACCGTGCAGGGACTCACAGAAGAGCCGGATGAAGCAATAATTACAGAAACCGCAACCTCGACCCACAAAGAGCCGCTCACTTTCGCAGAGATTAACACCAACACCACAGAAGCACTGGTTAACATCCTCTGCTCGCAAAATGTTGCAACAGCAGTAACGCCGATCACCGGAAGCGGTGTCATTATCGACCCGCGCGGAGTGATCATCACCAACGCACATGTCGCTCAGTTCTTTCTGCTTAAAGACTACCCCGTCGAAGACGCACTCTCGTGCATCATCCGCACCGGAAGCCCCGCACGCCCCATGTACACCGCAGAGCTTCTTTACATACCGCCAATCTGGATCTCAGAGCACGCCGAGGACATTACCGATAGCGAGCCGACTGGGACCGGCGAGAATGACTATGCTTTCTTGCGCATTACCGGCCGCACCAGCCCTGATGCAGGAGGCCTCCCCACCTCGTCCTCTTACTTACCAATGGATGCCGAAGCAACGATCGAGACAGGTGCACCAGTGCTTGTAGCAGGGTATCCTGCAGGCTTCCTTGGCGGTATCTCCGTCCAAAAAGACCTCTACTCAGTCTCGAGCATCACAACAATTGGGGAGCGCTTTACTTTTAACACAAACACAATAGATCTCTTCTCGACCGGCGGCACTGTTGTCTCGCAAGGCGGCTCTTCCGGTGGTGCGGTCGTCTCAGCAAAGGAGAAGCTCGTCGGTGTTATCGTAACCAGCACTAATGGCGACACGACCGCCGAACGTGACCTGCGCGCGATCAGTGTTGGACACATCAACCGCAGCCTTTTTGAGTACAGCAACACCACAATAGATGCGCTTCTCTTCGGAGATGTAGCACTTCGTGCCCGCCTCTTCAATATCGGCACCGCGCCGGCGCTGACCGATATCTTGGTGAACTCACTCAATAATTGAAAAAGCGCACTGAGACACCTTTGAAGAAGAAACAAAAATGAAGAAGTGTGCTACGCGCTATTTATTATTTCGAGTAAGTCTGCTTTAGCAGACTATCTTACACTGCATGTTTGTGTTGTCTTGCTTCTGTCCTACTTCGCAACAAACACGGTCTGTGTTGGGTAGGCAAACTTGATCTTTTCTTTACCAAATCGTGTGAAGAGCTTGAGGAGGATCTCCTGTTGAGTATCCATGAATGCCGTATAGTCGCTCGTCGGCACATAGTAGACCACGTCGAAGTCTATCGATGAGTCAGCAAGTTTTGCGAGATGAACTCGATCAAGACGCGCCCTACTTTCCCCC
Encoded here:
- a CDS encoding serine protease; translated protein: MPLFPLIQVIVSRVVIGIIAILATLGLGSVSEPIATNTTNQTDAPQEVATEEPEAPQEAEKDPQKTVETPEEPTAKEGTPTTTPLETVQGLTEEPDEAIITETATSTHKEPLTFAEINTNTTEALVNILCSQNVATAVTPITGSGVIIDPRGVIITNAHVAQFFLLKDYPVEDALSCIIRTGSPARPMYTAELLYIPPIWISEHAEDITDSEPTGTGENDYAFLRITGRTSPDAGGLPTSSSYLPMDAEATIETGAPVLVAGYPAGFLGGISVQKDLYSVSSITTIGERFTFNTNTIDLFSTGGTVVSQGGSSGGAVVSAKEKLVGVIVTSTNGDTTAERDLRAISVGHINRSLFEYSNTTIDALLFGDVALRARLFNIGTAPALTDILVNSLNN
- a CDS encoding HU family DNA-binding protein is translated as MNKAAIVEKVHEVLGGTKADAERAVDTVVDSIVDGLKGGQEVSIAGLGIFEAKMRSARTGRNPRTGESIQIPAMRVPKFRAAKALKDAVK